CTTCGCAAACAGGGACCATGCACGACTCCGGCAATGAAATAGTTCAAGCTCGATCGCCGGTCGCCGAAGCGACCTCCGCTGGAACGTCTTGCTCGCCATGTCGAGCACCCAATCGGGCGCAAGCCACTCGGTGACATCGTAGTGGCAGGTCACCGCGACGAACCGGCAGCCGATCTTCCCGCTGCGAATCCCTTTGGCGACGGCGGCCGAGCCCACCTTTGCCACCGTCCGATCGACGACGCTCGTGAATTCGTCGAAGACGACCAGCCGGAGGCCAGGAAGCGGAGGTCGGAGATCGGAGGTCGGACGTCGGAACTTGCAAGCCGACGCATCCGACTTCCGATCTCCGACCTCCGACTTCTGACCTCTGGTGGCGGCCAGCGCTCTCGCCAGATCGCAGCGAAATCTCTCGCCGCCGCTCAACACGCGATACGGCTTGACCCACGACGGCGGCGAGCTGAAGCCGACCGCCGTCAGCAGGTCCGTGATCTCGCGAACCGGCAGTTCGCCGAAGCAATCCACGATCGCTCGGTCCTCGGGCCAATCCGCTTGCTCAATCAAATTGTCGCCGAACAGCCGGCGCGCGAGCGTCGTCTTCCCGCTGCCCGATGGCCCGACGATCATGCCAATACGCCAGTCGTCCCCCAATTCCGGCAATTCGACCGCGAATCGTTCGCTCAGCTTGTCCTTCAGCGGCACATCAAACATCCCGGCGACCTGCTGGACGCGGAAGGAATTGTAGAGCGGGCATTCGTTAACGACGTGGATGAGCGGCATTATGGATTCTGGATTCT
This region of Pirellulales bacterium genomic DNA includes:
- a CDS encoding GNAT family N-acetyltransferase, giving the protein MPLIHVVNECPLYNSFRVQQVAGMFDVPLKDKLSERFAVELPELGDDWRIGMIVGPSGSGKTTLARRLFGDNLIEQADWPEDRAIVDCFGELPVREITDLLTAVGFSSPPSWVKPYRVLSGGERFRCDLARALAATRGQKSEVGDRKSDASACKFRRPTSDLRPPLPGLRLVVFDEFTSVVDRTVAKVGSAAVAKGIRSGKIGCRFVAVTCHYDVTEWLAPDWVLDMASKTFQRRSLRRPAIELELFHCRSRAWSLFAKHHYLNGGLNRSARCFLAAWEGAPVAFCATLPVVGRRRRWRISRLVTLPDYQGIGIGLRVAEAVGDLHSDQGERFSITASHPAVIAHCRASPRWRATEVKKTGSAPTRGLPDYRGSTGRAVVSFEYATTATCCLATGAINQREPTA